From one Streptomyces sp. N50 genomic stretch:
- the hppD gene encoding 4-hydroxyphenylpyruvate dioxygenase: MTQTMHHTPDTARQADPFPVKGMDAVVFAVGNAKQAAHYYSTAFGMTLVAYSGPENGSRETASYVLTNGSARFVFTSVIKPATPWGEFLTRHVAEHGDGVVDLAIEVPDARAAYAYAVEHGARSLAEPYELKDEHGSVVLAAIATYGETRHTLVERTGYDGPYLPGFAPADPLVAAPAHRTFQAIDHCVGNVELGHMNEWVGFYNKVMGFTNMKEFVGDDIATEYSALMSKVVADGTLKVKFPINEPAVAKKKSQIDEYLEFYGGAGVQHIALNTNDIVQTVRTMRAAGVKFLDTPDSYYDTLGEWVGDTRVPVDTLRELKILADRDEDGYLLQIFTKPVQDRPTVFFELIERHGSMGFGKGNFKALFEAIEREQEKRGNL, from the coding sequence ATGACCCAGACCATGCACCACACTCCCGACACCGCCCGGCAGGCCGACCCCTTCCCGGTGAAGGGGATGGACGCGGTCGTCTTCGCCGTGGGCAACGCCAAGCAGGCGGCGCACTACTACTCCACGGCCTTCGGCATGACACTGGTCGCCTACTCCGGACCGGAGAACGGCAGCCGCGAGACCGCCTCGTACGTGCTCACCAACGGCTCCGCCCGCTTCGTGTTCACCTCCGTCATCAAGCCCGCCACCCCCTGGGGCGAGTTCCTCACCCGCCATGTGGCCGAGCACGGCGACGGGGTCGTCGACCTCGCCATCGAGGTGCCGGACGCGCGAGCCGCGTACGCGTACGCCGTCGAGCACGGCGCCCGTTCCCTCGCCGAGCCGTACGAGCTGAAGGACGAGCACGGCTCGGTCGTCCTCGCCGCGATCGCCACCTACGGCGAGACCCGCCACACGCTCGTCGAGCGCACGGGCTACGACGGCCCGTACCTCCCCGGCTTCGCCCCCGCCGACCCCCTGGTCGCGGCCCCCGCACACCGCACCTTCCAGGCGATCGACCACTGCGTCGGCAACGTCGAACTCGGCCACATGAACGAGTGGGTCGGCTTCTACAACAAGGTCATGGGCTTCACGAACATGAAGGAGTTCGTGGGCGACGACATCGCGACCGAGTACAGCGCGCTGATGTCGAAGGTCGTCGCCGACGGCACGCTCAAGGTCAAGTTCCCGATCAACGAGCCCGCCGTGGCTAAGAAGAAGTCGCAGATCGACGAGTACCTGGAGTTCTACGGCGGCGCGGGCGTCCAGCACATCGCGCTCAACACGAACGACATCGTGCAGACGGTACGGACCATGCGCGCGGCCGGGGTGAAGTTCCTGGACACCCCCGACTCCTACTACGACACCCTCGGCGAGTGGGTCGGCGACACCCGGGTCCCCGTCGACACCCTGCGCGAGCTGAAGATCCTCGCCGACCGGGACGAGGACGGATACCTTCTCCAGATCTTCACCAAGCCGGTCCAGGACCGTCCTACGGTGTTCTTCGAACTCATCGAGCGACACGGCTCGATGGGCTTCGGCAAGGGCAACTTCAAGGCACTGTTCGAGGCGATCGAGCGGGAGCAGGAGAAGCGGGGCAACCTGTAA
- a CDS encoding Lrp/AsnC family transcriptional regulator produces the protein MGIDRLDGRIIVLLAEEPRIGVLEMSRRLGVARGTVQARLDRLQSNGVIRGFGPQVDPAALGYPVTAFATLEIRQGQGPDVRAHLATVPEVLELHTTTGSGDMLCRLVARSNADLQRVIDRVVGFDGIVRAATAIVMENPVPLRIIPLVKQAAEDPEGTTWPT, from the coding sequence ATGGGGATCGATCGTCTGGACGGCCGGATCATCGTGCTGCTGGCCGAGGAGCCGCGGATCGGGGTGCTGGAGATGTCCCGGCGGCTGGGGGTGGCCCGGGGGACGGTGCAGGCGCGGCTGGACCGGCTTCAGTCGAATGGAGTCATCCGGGGATTCGGTCCGCAGGTCGATCCGGCGGCGCTCGGGTATCCGGTCACGGCGTTCGCGACGCTGGAGATCCGGCAGGGGCAAGGCCCGGACGTACGGGCGCACTTGGCGACCGTCCCCGAGGTGCTCGAACTGCACACCACGACCGGCAGCGGGGACATGCTGTGCCGGCTCGTGGCCCGGTCGAACGCCGATCTCCAGCGAGTCATCGACCGGGTTGTCGGTTTTGATGGCATTGTCCGGGCCGCCACCGCCATCGTCATGGAGAACCCCGTTCCACTGCGGATCATCCCGCTCGTGAAACAGGCGGCGGAAGACCCGGAAGGGACGACCTGGCCGACGTAG
- a CDS encoding ABC transporter permease: MSFWEYVGNRHQQLLTDAYQHASAVFQCMVVATLIGVVIGVVTYRSEWAGNLATTATSTILTIPSLAMIGLLIPIVGLGVPPTVIALTLYGLLPIVRNSIVGLRGVDPSLVDAAKGIGMSRLARLLRVELPLAWPPILTGIRVSTQMLMGIAAIAAYASGPGLGNEIFRGIGSLGSKNALNQVLAGTLGIIVLALLFDAAYVLLGRLTIPRGIRA; the protein is encoded by the coding sequence GTGAGCTTCTGGGAGTACGTGGGCAACCGGCACCAGCAGCTGCTCACCGACGCCTACCAGCACGCCAGCGCGGTCTTCCAGTGCATGGTCGTCGCCACGCTGATCGGTGTGGTGATCGGGGTCGTCACGTATCGGAGCGAGTGGGCGGGCAACCTCGCCACCACGGCCACGTCGACCATTCTGACCATTCCGTCGCTCGCCATGATCGGTCTGCTCATTCCGATCGTAGGGCTCGGCGTTCCGCCCACGGTGATCGCTTTGACTCTCTACGGCCTGCTGCCGATCGTCCGTAACTCGATCGTGGGCCTGCGCGGGGTCGACCCGTCGCTCGTGGACGCGGCGAAGGGCATCGGGATGTCCCGGCTGGCGCGGCTGCTGCGGGTCGAACTGCCGTTGGCCTGGCCGCCGATCCTCACCGGGATCCGGGTCTCCACGCAGATGCTGATGGGCATCGCGGCCATCGCGGCGTACGCCTCCGGGCCCGGCCTCGGCAACGAGATCTTCCGCGGGATCGGGTCGCTGGGCAGCAAGAACGCCCTCAACCAGGTGCTCGCGGGCACGCTCGGGATCATCGTCCTGGCGCTGCTGTTCGACGCCGCGTACGTCCTTCTCGGACGGCTGACCATTCCCAGGGGGATCCGTGCCTGA
- a CDS encoding betaine/proline/choline family ABC transporter ATP-binding protein (Members of the family are the ATP-binding subunit of ABC transporters for substrates such as betaine, L-proline or other amino acids, choline, carnitine, etc. The substrate specificity is best determined from the substrate-binding subunit, rather than this subunit, as it interacts with the permease subunit and not with substrate directly.) has product MPERSESEPVNPTSGASIELENLTKRYPGSADPAVESVNMEIKAGELVVFVGPSGCGKSTTLKMINRLIEPTGGRIRIGGEDVTDIDPVKLRRKVGYAIQSSGLFPHMTVAQNIALVPKMIGWSKSRIRNRVEEMLDLVGLDAGEFQGRYPRQLSGGQQQRVGVARALAADPPVLLMDEPFGAVDPITRDHLQDELIRLQHELHKTIVFVTHDFDEAIKLGDRIAVLRERSHIAQFDTPEAILTNPADDFVSGFVGAGAALKRLNLTRVRDVEITDYPTVTVDDPLQDIFNRLRDSGTNEILLLDKRGRPYKWLRRGDMMRAKGSLARAGTLVSDTVTRDATLRDALEAVLTDNAGRVAVTGRRGEYTGVVDMETLMNSVHELLEADRLEAMEAQHELEEARALQTHAEQEGAGGEEKA; this is encoded by the coding sequence GTGCCTGAGCGATCCGAGTCCGAGCCGGTGAACCCGACCTCCGGTGCCTCCATCGAGCTGGAGAACCTGACCAAGCGGTATCCGGGCAGCGCCGACCCGGCCGTCGAGAGCGTCAACATGGAGATCAAGGCGGGTGAACTCGTCGTCTTCGTCGGGCCCTCCGGCTGCGGAAAGTCCACCACGCTCAAGATGATCAACCGGCTGATCGAACCGACCGGCGGCCGCATCCGCATCGGCGGCGAGGACGTCACCGACATCGACCCGGTGAAGCTGCGCCGCAAGGTCGGCTACGCGATCCAGTCGAGCGGTCTCTTCCCGCACATGACCGTCGCCCAGAACATCGCGCTGGTCCCGAAGATGATCGGCTGGTCCAAGTCCCGGATCAGGAACCGGGTGGAGGAGATGCTCGACCTGGTCGGCCTCGACGCCGGTGAGTTCCAGGGCCGCTATCCGCGCCAGCTCTCCGGCGGGCAGCAGCAACGCGTGGGCGTGGCACGGGCGTTGGCGGCCGATCCGCCGGTGCTTTTGATGGACGAGCCGTTCGGGGCGGTCGACCCGATCACCCGCGACCACCTCCAGGACGAGTTGATCAGGCTCCAGCACGAACTGCACAAGACGATCGTCTTCGTCACCCACGACTTCGACGAGGCGATCAAACTGGGCGACCGGATCGCGGTGCTGCGCGAACGCTCGCACATCGCGCAGTTCGACACCCCGGAGGCGATCCTCACCAACCCGGCGGACGACTTCGTGTCCGGGTTCGTGGGCGCCGGGGCGGCCCTGAAGCGGCTGAACCTGACCCGCGTACGGGACGTGGAGATCACCGATTATCCGACGGTCACCGTCGACGACCCGCTCCAGGACATCTTCAACCGGCTCCGGGACAGCGGCACCAACGAGATCCTGCTGCTCGACAAGCGCGGCCGGCCCTACAAATGGCTGCGGCGCGGCGACATGATGCGCGCCAAGGGGTCGCTGGCCCGGGCGGGCACGCTGGTCAGCGACACGGTGACCCGGGACGCGACGCTCCGGGACGCGCTGGAGGCGGTGCTCACGGACAACGCGGGGCGGGTCGCGGTCACCGGGCGGCGCGGCGAGTACACCGGGGTCGTCGACATGGAGACGCTGATGAACTCCGTGCACGAACTCCTGGAGGCCGACCGGCTGGAGGCGATGGAGGCCCAGCACGAGCTGGAGGAGGCCCGGGCCCTCCAGACGCACGCCGAGCAGGAAGGCGCCGGCGGGGAGGAGAAGGCGTGA
- a CDS encoding ABC transporter permease produces MTTPELEEETEVEAPPPATPPRRRITWQKLTFLPAALVAILLATWLWFNQAHLDAISKNALSNGQVSKALWQHVQLTVISTFFVLIIAIPLGILLTRGAFRKAAPVAMTFANMGQATPAIGLLALLVIWLGTGEKAALIGIIIYAVLPVLSNTIAGLKANDPTLLEAARGIGMSQLGVLAKVELPLAVPLILAGVRTALVLNVGTATLATFGGGGGLGVLITTGITTQRMPVLVLGSILTVSLALLVDWLASLAELLLRPRGLEAGS; encoded by the coding sequence GTGACCACTCCCGAGCTGGAAGAGGAGACGGAGGTCGAGGCCCCGCCGCCCGCGACTCCCCCGAGACGTCGGATCACCTGGCAGAAGCTGACCTTCCTGCCCGCCGCCCTGGTGGCGATCCTGCTGGCGACCTGGCTGTGGTTCAACCAGGCCCACCTGGACGCCATTTCGAAGAACGCCCTCTCCAACGGCCAGGTGAGCAAGGCCCTTTGGCAGCACGTCCAGCTGACCGTGATCTCCACGTTCTTCGTGCTGATCATCGCGATCCCGCTGGGCATCCTGCTGACGCGGGGCGCGTTCCGGAAGGCCGCCCCGGTGGCGATGACGTTCGCCAACATGGGTCAAGCCACCCCGGCCATCGGCCTGTTGGCCCTCCTGGTCATCTGGCTCGGCACCGGCGAGAAGGCGGCCCTGATCGGCATCATCATCTACGCCGTCCTGCCGGTCCTGTCCAACACCATCGCGGGCCTGAAGGCCAACGACCCGACCCTGCTGGAGGCGGCCCGAGGCATCGGCATGTCCCAACTCGGCGTCCTGGCAAAGGTGGAGCTCCCCCTCGCCGTCCCGCTGATCCTGGCCGGAGTCCGAACCGCCCTGGTCCTCAACGTCGGTACGGCGACCCTGGCGACCTTCGGCGGGGGCGGCGGCCTGGGCGTCCTGATCACCACCGGCATCACCACCCAGCGGATGCCGGTCCTGGTGCTCGGCTCGATCCTCACGGTCAGCCTCGCCCTGCTGGTGGACTGGCTGGCCTCACTCGCCGAACTCCTGTTGCGCCCAAGGGGATTGGAGGCGGGCTCATGA
- a CDS encoding glycine betaine ABC transporter substrate-binding protein yields the protein MKRTCLLLAGTLVVVAGCGLTSGSPMVDDVSPGTVGKGEPLKGAHLTVTSKEFTEQLILGAMMGIAFQAAGADVLDRTGIQGSIGAREAVKSGDADGMYEYTGTAWITYLGNSKPITDPLKQWQAVRDADLKNGITWLPPSALNNTYALAMNQANFKKYGTRTLSEVAALAKKDPGAVTVCVESEFANRADGLPGMEKAYGMNLPAKNITQMDTGIIYTQVKKGSCTYGEVFTTDGRIKSMNLAVMADDKKFFPNYNAAPEINTKALKKWPAIAKVLAPVTEKLNNTVAQTLNAKVDVDGEDPHQVALDWMKAEGLVK from the coding sequence ATGAAACGCACCTGCCTTCTGCTGGCCGGGACCCTGGTCGTCGTCGCCGGCTGCGGACTGACCAGCGGCTCCCCCATGGTCGACGACGTCAGCCCCGGCACCGTCGGCAAGGGCGAGCCCCTCAAGGGCGCCCATCTCACCGTCACCTCGAAGGAGTTCACCGAGCAGCTGATCCTCGGCGCGATGATGGGCATCGCCTTCCAGGCGGCCGGCGCGGACGTCCTGGACCGGACCGGCATCCAGGGCTCCATCGGCGCGCGGGAGGCCGTCAAGTCCGGTGACGCGGACGGGATGTACGAGTACACCGGCACCGCGTGGATCACCTACCTCGGCAACAGCAAGCCGATCACCGACCCGCTGAAGCAGTGGCAGGCGGTACGGGACGCGGACCTGAAGAACGGCATCACCTGGCTGCCTCCCTCCGCCCTGAACAACACCTACGCGCTCGCGATGAACCAGGCCAACTTCAAGAAGTACGGCACGAGGACGCTGTCCGAGGTGGCCGCGCTGGCGAAGAAGGACCCGGGCGCGGTGACGGTGTGCGTGGAGAGCGAGTTCGCCAACCGCGCGGACGGACTGCCGGGCATGGAGAAGGCGTACGGGATGAACCTCCCCGCGAAGAACATCACGCAGATGGACACCGGGATCATCTACACCCAGGTGAAGAAGGGGAGTTGCACCTACGGCGAGGTCTTCACCACCGACGGCCGCATCAAGTCGATGAACCTCGCGGTGATGGCCGACGACAAGAAGTTCTTCCCCAACTACAACGCGGCGCCCGAGATCAACACGAAGGCCCTGAAGAAGTGGCCGGCGATCGCGAAGGTCCTGGCCCCGGTCACCGAGAAGCTGAACAACACGGTGGCGCAGACGCTGAACGCCAAGGTGGACGTCGACGGGGAGGACCCGCATCAGGTGGCGCTGGACTGGATGAAGGCGGAGGGGTTGGTCAAGTAG
- a CDS encoding helix-turn-helix domain-containing protein — MQEHEERKQRRLDARSLRGLAHPLRMQLLDALRQHGPATASQLAERLGESSGATSYHLRQLAEHGFVEDAPERGKGRERWWQAVDQSIRYDSTDFEDASPEVRGLTEVFIQEGAARHGRELAAWLGTRDQWSPAWSSSSDMSDATVRLTPDLAAELIGRMHALIDDYRGRVPDKDTPESEQVRIHTHLFPIETD, encoded by the coding sequence ATGCAGGAGCACGAAGAACGGAAACAACGCCGCCTCGACGCCCGCTCGCTGCGCGGCCTCGCCCACCCGCTGCGCATGCAGCTGCTGGACGCGCTGCGGCAGCACGGTCCCGCCACCGCGTCCCAACTGGCCGAGCGGCTGGGCGAGTCCAGCGGCGCGACGAGCTACCACCTGCGCCAGCTCGCCGAGCACGGCTTCGTCGAGGACGCCCCCGAGCGCGGCAAGGGCCGGGAGCGCTGGTGGCAGGCGGTGGACCAGAGCATCCGCTACGACAGCACGGACTTCGAGGACGCGAGTCCCGAAGTGCGGGGCCTGACAGAGGTGTTCATCCAGGAGGGCGCCGCACGGCACGGCCGCGAGCTGGCCGCCTGGCTCGGCACCCGCGACCAGTGGTCCCCGGCCTGGTCCAGTTCCTCCGACATGAGCGACGCGACGGTACGGCTCACGCCCGACCTGGCCGCCGAACTCATCGGCAGGATGCACGCCCTGATCGACGACTACCGAGGCCGCGTCCCCGACAAGGACACCCCGGAATCGGAGCAAGTGCGCATCCACACCCACCTGTTCCCCATCGAGACGGATTGA
- a CDS encoding S16 family serine protease — protein MLLSRLTRPQAVAVCALPVVALLATAGFAPLPFSLAQPGLTANVLGENKGTPVITISGAPVRTTSGQLRMTTIEATGPDQHVSLSDVIDSWFRTDRAVMPRDSVYPSGNSVKEIEQHNTEQMQESQDDAATAALNYLNLSDKKVKVTLTLADVGGPSAGLLFTLGIIDKLNGDGSGGDLTGGRTIAGTGTIGTDGTVGAVGGVALKTQAARRDGATVFLVPKAECSDAKSELPKGLRLVAVTTLKGAVSALKALETGKGSVPNC, from the coding sequence GTGCTCCTCTCTCGCCTCACGCGCCCCCAGGCCGTAGCCGTCTGTGCTCTGCCCGTCGTCGCGCTGCTCGCCACGGCGGGCTTCGCGCCGCTGCCGTTCTCGCTGGCGCAGCCCGGTCTGACCGCGAACGTGCTCGGCGAGAACAAGGGCACCCCGGTGATCACGATCTCCGGGGCGCCGGTGCGCACGACGAGCGGTCAACTGCGCATGACGACGATCGAGGCGACCGGACCCGATCAGCATGTCTCGTTGAGCGATGTGATCGACAGCTGGTTCCGTACCGACCGGGCGGTCATGCCGCGTGACTCGGTCTACCCGAGCGGCAACAGCGTCAAGGAGATCGAGCAGCACAACACCGAGCAGATGCAGGAGTCGCAGGACGACGCGGCCACGGCAGCGCTCAACTACCTGAACCTGAGCGACAAGAAGGTCAAGGTCACCCTCACGCTGGCGGACGTCGGCGGCCCCAGCGCGGGCCTGCTGTTCACCCTGGGCATCATCGACAAGCTGAACGGCGACGGCAGCGGCGGTGACCTGACGGGCGGCCGCACCATCGCCGGTACGGGGACGATCGGCACCGACGGTACGGTCGGCGCGGTCGGGGGAGTGGCCCTCAAGACCCAGGCCGCGCGCCGTGACGGCGCGACGGTCTTCCTGGTCCCGAAGGCCGAGTGCTCGGACGCCAAGTCCGAACTGCCCAAGGGCCTACGGCTGGTCGCGGTGACCACGCTGAAGGGCGCGGTGAGCGCGCTGAAGGCGCTGGAGACGGGGAAGGGCTCCGTACCGAACTGCTAG
- a CDS encoding IclR family transcriptional regulator, producing MTAETSQTLDRGLRVLKLLADTDHGLTVTELSNKLGVNRTVVYRLLATLEQHALVRRDLGGRARVGLGVLRLGRQVHPLVREAALPALRSLAEDIGATAHLTLVDGADALAVAVVEPTWTDYHVAYRAGFRHPLDRGAAGRAILAARHQAADEPGYTLTHGELEAGASGAAAPLLGVTGVEGSVGVVMLADAVPERVGPRVVDAAREVAEALR from the coding sequence GTGACCGCGGAGACCTCCCAGACGCTCGACCGGGGACTGCGCGTCCTCAAACTGCTGGCCGATACGGACCACGGGCTGACCGTCACCGAACTGTCCAACAAACTGGGCGTCAACCGGACCGTCGTGTACCGGTTGCTGGCCACCCTCGAACAGCACGCACTCGTACGCCGTGATCTCGGCGGCCGGGCCCGCGTGGGGCTCGGGGTGCTGCGGCTCGGCCGCCAGGTGCATCCCCTCGTACGGGAGGCGGCGCTCCCCGCGCTGCGCTCGCTGGCCGAGGACATCGGGGCGACCGCTCACCTCACCCTGGTCGACGGGGCGGACGCCCTCGCCGTCGCGGTGGTCGAGCCGACCTGGACCGACTACCACGTGGCCTACCGCGCCGGCTTCCGGCACCCCCTGGACCGGGGCGCCGCGGGCCGCGCGATCCTCGCCGCCCGGCACCAGGCCGCGGACGAGCCCGGATACACCCTGACGCACGGCGAGTTGGAGGCCGGCGCGAGCGGTGCCGCGGCTCCGCTGCTGGGCGTCACGGGCGTCGAGGGCAGCGTCGGCGTCGTGATGCTGGCGGACGCCGTGCCCGAGCGGGTCGGCCCGCGGGTCGTGGACGCGGCGCGCGAGGTCGCGGAAGCGCTGCGCTGA
- a CDS encoding DEAD/DEAH box helicase, translating to MTTTAASSASSHHLSPAFPGRAPWGTAGKLRAWQQGAMERYVQEQPRDFLAVATPGAGKTTFALTLASWLLHHHVVQQVTVVAPTEHLKKQWAEAAARIGIKLDPEYSAGPLGKDYQGVAVTYAGVGVRPMLHRNRVEQRKTLVILDEIHHAGDSKSWGEACLEAFEPATRRLALTGTPFRSDTNPIPFVTYEEGNDGIRRSSADYTYGYGSALSDGVVRPVIFLSYSGNMRWRTKAGDEIAARLGEPMTKDAISQAWRTALDARGEWMPSVLRAADQRLTEVRKGIPDAGALVIATDQDSARAYAKLIREITGSKATVVLSDDTGASKRIDDFAASNDRWMVAVRMVSEGVDVPRLAVGVYATTISTPLFFAQAVGRFVRSRRRGETASVFLPTVPDLLTFANEMEVERDHALDKPKKEGEEDPYAESEKEMEEANKEQDEDTGEQEQFSFEALESEAVFDRVLYDGAEFGMQAHPGSEEEQDYLGIPGLLEPDQVQMLLQKRQARQIAHSRKKPDEEADLLELPAERRPVVSHKEMMELRKSLNTMVSAYVHQTGKPHGVIHTELRRTCGGPPSAEATAGQLRQRIAKVQEWATRMH from the coding sequence GCCTGGCAGCAGGGGGCGATGGAGAGGTATGTCCAGGAGCAGCCGCGGGACTTCCTCGCGGTCGCGACCCCCGGTGCCGGCAAGACGACCTTCGCGCTCACCCTCGCCTCCTGGCTGCTGCACCACCATGTCGTGCAGCAGGTGACCGTGGTCGCGCCGACCGAGCACCTGAAGAAGCAGTGGGCGGAGGCGGCCGCGCGCATAGGGATCAAGCTGGACCCCGAGTACAGCGCCGGGCCGCTCGGCAAGGACTACCAGGGCGTCGCCGTCACGTACGCCGGTGTCGGCGTACGGCCGATGCTGCACCGCAACCGCGTCGAGCAGCGCAAGACCCTCGTCATCCTCGACGAGATCCACCACGCCGGTGACAGCAAGTCGTGGGGCGAGGCGTGCCTGGAGGCTTTCGAGCCGGCCACTCGGCGGCTCGCGCTGACCGGTACGCCCTTCCGGTCCGACACCAATCCCATTCCCTTCGTCACGTACGAGGAAGGGAACGACGGGATTCGGCGGTCCTCCGCCGACTACACCTACGGCTACGGGTCCGCGCTCTCCGACGGGGTCGTGCGGCCCGTCATCTTCCTCTCCTACAGCGGCAACATGCGCTGGCGGACCAAGGCCGGTGACGAGATCGCCGCGCGGCTCGGCGAGCCGATGACGAAGGACGCGATCAGTCAGGCCTGGCGTACGGCGCTGGACGCGCGCGGTGAGTGGATGCCGAGCGTGCTGCGCGCCGCCGACCAGCGGCTGACCGAGGTCAGGAAGGGCATCCCGGACGCCGGCGCCCTCGTCATCGCCACCGACCAGGACTCGGCGCGCGCCTACGCCAAGCTGATCCGCGAGATCACCGGCTCCAAGGCGACCGTCGTGCTGTCGGACGACACCGGTGCCTCCAAGCGCATCGACGACTTCGCGGCGAGCAACGACCGGTGGATGGTCGCCGTGCGCATGGTGTCCGAGGGCGTCGACGTGCCTCGGCTCGCCGTCGGCGTGTACGCCACCACCATCTCCACGCCCCTCTTCTTCGCCCAGGCCGTCGGGCGTTTCGTGCGGTCCCGGCGGCGCGGCGAGACCGCGTCCGTGTTCCTGCCGACCGTCCCCGACCTCCTCACCTTCGCCAACGAGATGGAGGTGGAGCGGGACCACGCCCTCGACAAGCCGAAGAAGGAGGGCGAGGAGGACCCGTACGCCGAGTCCGAGAAGGAGATGGAGGAGGCGAACAAGGAGCAGGACGAGGACACCGGCGAGCAGGAGCAGTTCTCCTTCGAGGCCCTGGAGTCCGAGGCCGTCTTCGACCGGGTGCTCTACGACGGCGCCGAGTTCGGCATGCAGGCGCACCCGGGGAGCGAGGAGGAGCAGGACTACCTCGGCATCCCCGGACTCCTCGAACCCGACCAGGTGCAGATGCTGCTCCAGAAGCGGCAGGCCCGGCAGATCGCGCACAGCCGCAAGAAGCCGGACGAGGAAGCCGACCTGCTGGAACTGCCCGCCGAGCGGCGGCCCGTCGTCTCCCACAAGGAGATGATGGAGCTGCGGAAGTCGCTCAACACCATGGTCTCCGCGTACGTCCACCAGACCGGCAAACCGCACGGGGTCATCCACACCGAGCTGCGCCGCACCTGCGGCGGCCCGCCGAGCGCCGAGGCCACGGCCGGGCAGCTGCGGCAGCGCATCGCGAAGGTCCAGGAGTGGGCCACGCGCATGCACTGA